From one Anaerotruncus rubiinfantis genomic stretch:
- a CDS encoding YoaK family protein, with translation MTEKQNRQMSESFLIGALLAVVGGFLDAYTYLLRGGVFANAQTGNIVLLGLNLAQMRIGRVFYYLIPILAFAGGVLAAELVKRRFREHPRLHWRQIVVAVEILVLAGVAFLPRGDLDVLANVAISFLCAMQVESFRKINGSAYATTMCTGNLRSATELIYRFCVSGDPQERKKSLQYYGIILFFIAGAILGSWLAALYAERSVLFCCALLFTGFGVMFIRGERER, from the coding sequence ATGACAGAAAAACAAAACCGGCAGATGTCCGAATCCTTTTTGATTGGGGCGCTGCTGGCGGTGGTCGGCGGCTTTCTGGACGCATACACCTACCTCTTGCGCGGCGGGGTTTTTGCGAATGCTCAAACGGGGAACATCGTGCTTTTGGGATTGAATCTCGCGCAGATGCGCATTGGGAGAGTGTTTTATTACCTTATCCCGATTCTGGCTTTCGCGGGAGGCGTATTGGCGGCAGAGCTGGTGAAACGGCGCTTCCGAGAACATCCCCGGCTGCACTGGCGGCAGATTGTCGTCGCGGTTGAAATCCTGGTACTGGCGGGTGTGGCATTTCTCCCACGGGGGGATCTGGATGTGTTGGCCAATGTTGCGATATCCTTCTTGTGCGCCATGCAGGTGGAGAGTTTTCGAAAGATCAACGGCAGCGCCTATGCAACCACCATGTGCACTGGAAATCTGCGCAGCGCGACCGAACTCATTTACCGGTTTTGTGTGAGCGGGGACCCGCAGGAACGCAAAAAGAGTCTGCAATATTATGGGATCATCCTGTTTTTTATCGCGGGTGCGATTCTCGGCAGCTGGCTTGCGGCGCTTTATGCCGAGCGTTCAGTGCTGTTCTGCTGCGCGTTGCTGTTCACCGGATTCGGTGTGATGTTTATCCGTGGGGAAAGGGAAAGATAG
- a CDS encoding LacI family DNA-binding transcriptional regulator, with product MKEAQYATLKDVAQRAGTTAATVSYVLSNSKKRYISEDMRRRVEQAARELNYVKSSAASSLRGKKRKIIAVLVPQFRNQFFTELVLDIETVADRFGYILSICNTFDDPDREAEILNRMQAQRVDGYIITPSARGGENTRQIRQIGVPLVVVDRSLDVDEDYFWVSSQNYESVQLAADYLIGHGHRKIAYIGWEADFGGLQQREQAYWESLERAGIPREDGIAYNGLFTEQDGAKLTQRALAEHPDATALVYAYNVQARGGVQYLAQHGIVPGRDISLIIIGSPNWARTGANNFTCVDLGGGGLGRMAAEMLFEIIESENPPAPCKQIQSCFLVEGSSVYRL from the coding sequence TTGAAAGAGGCACAATATGCGACTTTGAAGGATGTGGCCCAACGCGCCGGCACCACAGCCGCCACCGTTTCTTACGTACTCAGCAATTCCAAAAAACGCTATATCAGCGAGGATATGCGCCGCCGGGTCGAACAGGCCGCGCGTGAACTCAATTACGTCAAGAGCAGCGCGGCCAGTTCGCTGCGCGGCAAGAAGCGCAAAATCATCGCCGTGCTTGTTCCGCAGTTTCGCAACCAGTTCTTCACCGAGCTGGTGCTGGATATTGAAACGGTTGCCGACCGGTTCGGCTACATCCTCTCCATCTGCAACACCTTCGACGACCCGGACCGCGAGGCGGAGATCTTAAATCGCATGCAGGCGCAGCGGGTCGACGGATATATCATCACCCCGTCGGCGCGCGGCGGCGAAAATACCCGACAGATCCGCCAGATCGGCGTGCCGCTTGTGGTGGTTGACCGATCGCTTGATGTTGATGAGGACTATTTTTGGGTTTCTTCCCAGAACTACGAAAGCGTCCAGCTCGCGGCCGATTATCTCATCGGGCATGGACACCGGAAAATCGCCTATATCGGCTGGGAAGCGGATTTCGGCGGGCTGCAGCAGCGTGAACAGGCCTATTGGGAGTCCCTTGAACGCGCAGGTATCCCGCGGGAGGACGGTATTGCCTATAATGGCTTATTCACCGAACAGGATGGCGCAAAGCTCACCCAGCGCGCGCTGGCTGAGCATCCGGATGCCACAGCGCTTGTCTATGCTTACAACGTGCAGGCGCGCGGCGGCGTACAGTACCTGGCGCAGCATGGAATCGTCCCCGGCAGGGATATTTCGCTCATCATCATCGGTTCGCCAAACTGGGCGCGCACAGGAGCCAACAATTTCACCTGCGTAGACCTTGGCGGGGGCGGGCTTGGCAGAATGGCCGCAGAGATGCTCTTTGAGATCATCGAGAGCGAGAATCCGCCCGCGCCGTGCAAACAGATACAAAGCTGCTTTTTAGTAGAAGGCAGTTCGGTATACAGATTATAA
- a CDS encoding tripartite tricarboxylate transporter substrate binding protein, whose product MEKKKSLIIVIAVVVVVLIAGLVVTNMMGKEDKYPSRDINMVVPWNPGGSTDLTGRALADAMGKSLGTNIVVTNTPGSGGSVGSLTVMKAEKDGYNVLANGMLALTSMPVLGYTETTQRDWDYYLATFTPNVLAVKADSPYQTAQDLLDAMKANPGEITDGTGGMGSGGHIGIEVLCAATGLTYKHVPYEGGGKAVTAALAGEVDFTSQLLVEMQDMFVSGDMRALANFTENDITLENGTVIPSILKFAPELADRMPMGETTGIAVPKGQPDYVYEALDKAFDEAVKNEDFLSFCKTKGFIVNTMGRAEAEPYIEKLASTVTWTLYDCGVATISPEEFDIPRA is encoded by the coding sequence ATGGAAAAGAAGAAATCATTGATTATCGTGATCGCGGTTGTCGTGGTCGTGCTGATCGCAGGGCTCGTCGTCACCAACATGATGGGCAAAGAGGACAAGTATCCTTCCCGCGACATCAACATGGTTGTGCCGTGGAATCCGGGCGGGTCCACCGACCTGACCGGCCGTGCGCTGGCTGACGCCATGGGCAAAAGCCTGGGCACCAACATCGTTGTCACCAACACCCCTGGTTCCGGCGGATCGGTCGGATCGCTGACCGTCATGAAGGCGGAAAAGGACGGTTACAACGTCCTTGCCAACGGCATGCTGGCGCTGACCTCAATGCCCGTGCTCGGCTACACCGAAACCACCCAGCGCGATTGGGACTACTACCTCGCAACCTTCACCCCGAACGTCCTGGCCGTCAAGGCCGACTCTCCGTATCAGACCGCGCAGGATCTGCTTGACGCAATGAAAGCGAACCCGGGCGAGATCACCGACGGTACTGGCGGCATGGGATCCGGCGGACACATCGGAATCGAGGTGCTCTGCGCGGCAACCGGCCTGACCTACAAGCATGTCCCGTATGAGGGCGGCGGTAAAGCTGTCACTGCGGCGCTCGCCGGCGAAGTGGACTTCACCAGCCAGCTGCTTGTCGAGATGCAGGATATGTTCGTTTCCGGCGACATGCGCGCACTTGCGAATTTCACTGAAAACGACATCACTCTGGAAAATGGCACTGTTATCCCGTCGATTCTGAAATTTGCCCCTGAACTGGCTGACCGTATGCCGATGGGCGAGACCACCGGTATCGCTGTCCCGAAGGGCCAGCCGGATTATGTCTACGAGGCGCTGGACAAAGCGTTTGACGAGGCGGTCAAGAACGAGGACTTCCTGTCCTTCTGCAAGACCAAAGGCTTTATCGTCAACACAATGGGCCGCGCGGAGGCGGAGCCTTACATCGAGAAACTTGCCTCCACTGTCACCTGGACCCTGTACGACTGCGGCGTCGCGACGATTTCTCCGGAAGAGTTCGACATCCCGCGCGCATAA
- a CDS encoding tripartite tricarboxylate transporter TctB family protein, which translates to MENDKKRLDFVSSVVMFLLSIYVIFEGIHIYHEAGKVFYLSPALVPTMLGCVLCLLSVVLFGYSLKDGGISARMAEVKTYFSGIFKDSNTMRMFIGVVLMAVYTFILIEILPFWIATFLFMFLLMYFLDAGSLVKILLVSAASVALIVLLFQVCFRVPLP; encoded by the coding sequence GTGGAAAACGATAAAAAGCGATTGGATTTTGTCTCGTCGGTCGTGATGTTCCTGCTTTCGATCTATGTGATCTTTGAAGGGATTCACATCTATCACGAGGCTGGAAAAGTCTTTTATTTGTCCCCCGCGTTGGTTCCGACAATGCTGGGGTGCGTACTTTGCCTTCTGAGCGTGGTGCTCTTCGGCTACAGCCTGAAAGATGGGGGAATCTCCGCGCGCATGGCGGAGGTCAAAACCTATTTCAGCGGGATTTTCAAGGACTCCAACACCATGCGCATGTTCATCGGGGTTGTCCTGATGGCTGTTTACACCTTCATCCTCATCGAGATCCTGCCGTTTTGGATTGCCACCTTCCTGTTCATGTTCCTGCTGATGTACTTTCTCGATGCGGGCTCTCTTGTCAAGATCCTGCTGGTATCGGCAGCTTCGGTTGCGTTGATCGTATTACTTTTCCAGGTATGCTTCCGCGTGCCGTTACCATAA
- a CDS encoding tripartite tricarboxylate transporter permease, with protein MALQYLAQSFATVLTPINIGVLLLSTFAGLIMGMLPGLSATMAVALLTGLTYSLSPTSAIISLIGVYVGSISGGCQAAVLLNIPGTPASAATALDGFPLANQGKGGLAIFLCTTASCIGTLISVLCVLTLTPLLTKLSLQFGSWEFFLLSLFGVIICGNLTSKGSAIKGWISGILGLLIAQVGLDQLDAFPRFSYGNVNIMAGLALIPIMIGLFGFPEIIKAFKKTEEHVLKMSPFKMREGFSIIKNHTMALIRSSLIGVGVGIIPGVGEDVGGWLSYWATKSSSKHPENFGKGEMAGMVSAEAGNNSCIGGAIIPILSLAVPGSAPAAVLLAAFMMHGYRPGPLLMNESPEFLYQVCVDLFLAAIAMWLLAQIVAKFSVKILGVKKELLMPVIYVLCIVGSFVINHITFDVKVMFLFGIVGFFLAWAEYPAAPFLLGVILGSMTDSNLRRALTISNGSFMPMLQRPLSILFIVAIVCLILSQFGVFNKLKRKKTAKTA; from the coding sequence ATGGCATTACAGTATCTTGCGCAGTCGTTTGCGACTGTGCTCACGCCGATCAATATTGGCGTATTGCTGCTGAGCACCTTTGCAGGCCTGATTATGGGAATGCTTCCGGGACTCAGCGCGACCATGGCGGTGGCGCTGCTGACCGGCCTTACATACAGCCTTTCCCCGACCAGCGCGATCATTTCGCTGATCGGCGTCTATGTCGGCTCGATTTCCGGCGGCTGCCAGGCGGCCGTCCTTCTGAATATCCCGGGAACCCCGGCGAGCGCGGCGACCGCGCTGGACGGCTTTCCGCTCGCAAACCAGGGCAAGGGCGGCCTTGCAATTTTCCTGTGTACGACCGCTTCCTGCATTGGTACGCTCATCAGCGTATTGTGCGTGCTCACCCTGACCCCGCTGCTCACCAAACTGTCCCTGCAGTTCGGCAGCTGGGAATTCTTCCTGCTGAGCCTGTTCGGCGTCATCATCTGCGGAAACCTCACCTCAAAGGGCAGCGCCATCAAGGGCTGGATTTCCGGCATCCTTGGCCTGCTCATCGCGCAGGTCGGGCTCGACCAGCTCGACGCATTCCCGCGCTTTTCCTATGGGAACGTCAACATCATGGCGGGACTGGCGCTGATTCCGATTATGATCGGCCTGTTCGGTTTCCCGGAGATCATCAAAGCCTTTAAGAAAACCGAGGAACATGTCCTGAAAATGTCCCCCTTCAAGATGCGGGAGGGCTTCTCGATCATTAAAAACCATACGATGGCCCTGATCCGTTCTTCGCTTATCGGCGTGGGCGTCGGCATTATTCCGGGCGTCGGCGAAGACGTCGGCGGCTGGCTCTCCTACTGGGCGACCAAATCGAGCAGCAAGCATCCGGAAAACTTCGGAAAAGGCGAGATGGCGGGTATGGTTTCGGCAGAAGCGGGCAACAACTCCTGCATCGGCGGCGCGATCATCCCGATCCTTTCGCTGGCCGTCCCCGGAAGCGCCCCCGCGGCGGTTCTGCTGGCGGCGTTCATGATGCATGGCTACCGTCCTGGGCCGCTCCTGATGAACGAAAGCCCGGAATTCCTTTATCAGGTCTGTGTCGACCTGTTTCTCGCCGCGATCGCCATGTGGCTGCTTGCCCAGATCGTTGCGAAATTCTCGGTTAAGATCCTCGGCGTCAAAAAAGAGCTGCTCATGCCGGTCATCTATGTCCTGTGCATCGTCGGTTCCTTTGTCATCAACCACATCACCTTCGATGTGAAGGTCATGTTCCTCTTCGGCATCGTCGGGTTCTTCCTGGCCTGGGCGGAATACCCGGCCGCGCCGTTCCTGCTCGGCGTTATTCTCGGCTCGATGACCGACTCGAATCTGCGCCGTGCGCTGACCATCTCGAACGGAAGCTTCATGCCGATGCTTCAGCGCCCGCTGAGCATCCTGTTTATCGTTGCGATCGTCTGCCTGATTCTGTCCCAGTTCGGTGTGTTCAACAAACTGAAACGGAAAAAGACGGCGAAAACAGCCTGA
- a CDS encoding Gfo/Idh/MocA family protein has product MKTIRIGLVGTGFSAALHAEAYRLVHGYDARICAAASPAPDAKAFAKKYGIPSVYGSMKEMLAAQEIDLVDICTPPCMHVSMIREALAAKKHVISEKPLTGWFGNPQDPRMLEHVTEELDSLREAVNASGKHFFYAENFVYAPSVQKSRGLIKAAGDKVLFLRGEESHSGSHAPHAALWSANGGGSLIRQGCHPLSALLYLKGAQAGNCGVVDVMGDMGYLVPALTEQERRHISARPKDVEDLANVTFTFADGTKGSVTAGDMVLGGVRNTVEVFTTGGAHRCNIAPNDAMQVYHVEDEKLQNEYFTEKLETRRGWQSVFLDESYARGYVGELQDFLMCAAGDKANPESGFALAYETTRVIYAAYQSALLGKRISL; this is encoded by the coding sequence ATGAAAACAATTCGGATTGGGCTTGTGGGCACCGGTTTTTCGGCCGCGCTGCACGCGGAGGCGTACCGCCTGGTACATGGGTACGACGCGCGCATCTGCGCGGCGGCCTCCCCGGCGCCGGACGCGAAAGCTTTTGCAAAAAAATACGGGATACCGTCGGTTTATGGCAGTATGAAAGAGATGCTTGCGGCACAGGAGATCGACCTGGTTGATATCTGCACGCCGCCCTGCATGCACGTTTCGATGATCCGTGAAGCGCTCGCGGCAAAAAAACACGTGATCAGCGAAAAGCCGCTGACCGGCTGGTTTGGGAATCCACAGGACCCGCGAATGCTCGAACATGTGACCGAGGAGCTCGACAGCCTGCGCGAAGCGGTCAACGCGAGCGGGAAACATTTCTTTTACGCGGAGAATTTTGTCTATGCGCCGTCGGTGCAGAAGAGCCGCGGCCTGATTAAGGCGGCGGGAGACAAGGTGCTGTTTTTGCGCGGCGAGGAATCCCACAGCGGTTCGCACGCGCCGCACGCCGCGCTCTGGAGCGCGAACGGCGGCGGGTCGCTCATCCGGCAGGGCTGCCATCCGCTTTCGGCGCTTCTCTATCTCAAAGGGGCGCAGGCGGGAAACTGCGGCGTCGTAGATGTCATGGGCGACATGGGCTACCTTGTCCCCGCGCTCACCGAACAGGAGCGCCGCCATATCAGCGCGCGTCCGAAGGATGTGGAGGACCTTGCAAACGTGACCTTCACGTTTGCGGATGGGACCAAGGGAAGCGTGACTGCGGGCGACATGGTGCTGGGCGGGGTGCGCAACACGGTGGAGGTTTTCACCACCGGCGGCGCCCATCGCTGCAACATCGCGCCGAATGACGCGATGCAGGTTTACCATGTGGAAGATGAAAAGCTGCAAAATGAATACTTTACCGAAAAGCTGGAGACCCGCAGGGGCTGGCAGTCGGTTTTTCTTGACGAGTCTTACGCCCGCGGATACGTGGGTGAACTGCAGGATTTTCTCATGTGCGCTGCGGGCGACAAGGCAAACCCGGAATCAGGCTTCGCGCTCGCATATGAAACCACGCGAGTCATCTATGCGGCTTACCAGTCCGCACTTTTGGGGAAGCGGATTTCCCTGTAG
- a CDS encoding Gfo/Idh/MocA family protein, which produces MLGIAILGVGDIANVHIEAYQALADRCEIRALVDIFQDKAEAKRQKYGLSCDVVTDYKTLLDRKDIDLVSICLPPSAHCDVAVDFLRAGKHVLCEKPMAPSLEQCDRMIAAAKEGGAKLGVVAQNRFKPDIMRTKKLLESGVLGPIYFTQANSLWWRGDNYYDLWWRGTWEKEGGGCTFIHAVHHIDLFLWLMGDLREISAMVSNQNHQNSEVEDVSISTLRFQNGAVGTMIASLLHHGEEQKIIIDGENGSIEIPHKVASDKQQPNGYPEPNDPMREKIEETFRSFPDLPYQDHCGQIENMISAIENGTEPLITGVDGRKTVEFITAVYQSAFLGEKVTFPMSEKDPFYTKEGLMQKAVRFHQKTKSVENYADIGIKVGGSL; this is translated from the coding sequence ATGCTTGGAATTGCAATTTTGGGCGTCGGGGATATCGCGAACGTCCACATTGAAGCCTACCAGGCGCTTGCGGACCGCTGCGAGATCCGCGCGCTGGTGGATATTTTTCAGGATAAGGCGGAAGCAAAACGTCAAAAATACGGCCTTTCCTGTGACGTGGTCACCGATTATAAGACGCTGCTCGACCGCAAGGATATCGATCTGGTATCGATCTGCCTGCCGCCGTCCGCGCACTGCGATGTGGCGGTCGATTTTTTGCGGGCTGGCAAGCATGTCCTGTGCGAAAAGCCGATGGCGCCGTCGCTCGAACAGTGCGACCGGATGATCGCTGCGGCGAAGGAAGGCGGCGCGAAGCTCGGTGTGGTCGCGCAGAACCGCTTCAAACCGGACATCATGCGCACCAAGAAGCTGCTGGAGAGCGGCGTGCTCGGCCCGATTTATTTCACGCAGGCAAACTCGCTCTGGTGGCGCGGGGACAACTATTATGATCTGTGGTGGCGCGGCACCTGGGAGAAAGAGGGCGGCGGATGCACCTTCATCCATGCGGTGCATCATATCGACCTGTTTTTGTGGCTGATGGGCGACCTTCGGGAGATTTCCGCGATGGTTTCGAATCAGAATCACCAGAACAGCGAGGTCGAGGACGTTTCAATTTCAACCCTGCGTTTTCAAAACGGCGCGGTCGGCACGATGATCGCTTCACTTTTACACCATGGCGAGGAGCAGAAGATCATCATCGACGGCGAAAACGGCTCAATCGAAATCCCGCACAAGGTCGCTTCCGACAAACAGCAGCCAAACGGCTATCCCGAGCCGAACGACCCGATGCGCGAGAAGATCGAGGAGACTTTCAGAAGCTTCCCCGACCTGCCGTATCAGGATCACTGCGGCCAGATTGAAAATATGATCTCGGCCATCGAAAACGGGACCGAACCGCTGATTACCGGTGTGGATGGCCGCAAGACGGTGGAGTTCATCACGGCGGTCTATCAGTCCGCGTTCCTCGGGGAAAAAGTCACCTTCCCGATGAGTGAAAAGGACCCCTTCTACACAAAGGAAGGGCTCATGCAGAAGGCGGTCAGGTTCCATCAGAAAACCAAGAGCGTGGAAAACTATGCCGACATCGGCATCAAGGTTGGCGGTTCGCTCTAA
- a CDS encoding Gfo/Idh/MocA family protein, with amino-acid sequence MQKSDGMNYAPVSQGRVEMACRPGEFPFGVIGLDHGHIYAICNGLLEAGATLNKVWDPDPEKVRAFLARYPQAQAAENEAQVLDDPDARLIASAIRPSRRCALGLRVMEHGKDYFVDKPGMLTKEELSAAREACARTGQKYVIYYGERIHVEGAVFAEELIRSGAVGKVRQVTILAPHRLNRPTRPDWFFEESENGGIITDLGSHQIEQFLTYCGAKTAAVLQSAVANYANRDKPHFCDFGEGVLLADNGATCFFRVDWFTPDGMGAWGDGRVFVMGEKGSIEIRKYIDVSVSHDGDHVIWVDAEGEHRAQVTGKTGFVFFGRLIRDCLDRTENAITQEHTFEAMRLAIETQEKALRIDTKG; translated from the coding sequence ATGCAAAAATCCGACGGAATGAACTACGCTCCCGTTTCACAGGGCAGGGTGGAGATGGCCTGCAGGCCGGGTGAATTCCCATTCGGGGTCATCGGGCTGGATCACGGGCACATCTATGCGATCTGCAACGGCCTTCTTGAGGCGGGAGCGACCCTCAATAAAGTCTGGGACCCGGACCCAGAGAAGGTCCGGGCTTTCCTTGCGCGTTACCCGCAGGCGCAGGCCGCCGAAAATGAAGCGCAGGTGCTTGACGATCCGGACGCCAGGCTGATTGCCAGCGCGATCCGCCCAAGCCGCCGCTGTGCCTTGGGGCTGCGGGTGATGGAACACGGCAAGGACTATTTTGTCGATAAGCCCGGAATGCTCACAAAAGAGGAGCTTTCAGCGGCGCGGGAAGCCTGCGCGCGGACAGGGCAAAAATATGTGATCTATTATGGTGAACGCATCCACGTGGAGGGCGCGGTCTTTGCCGAGGAGCTGATCCGCTCCGGCGCGGTGGGAAAGGTGCGGCAGGTGACGATCCTGGCGCCCCACCGGCTCAACCGCCCGACCCGTCCGGACTGGTTTTTCGAGGAAAGCGAAAACGGCGGGATCATCACCGATCTCGGCAGCCACCAGATCGAACAGTTTTTGACCTACTGCGGCGCAAAGACCGCGGCGGTACTACAAAGCGCAGTCGCCAATTACGCCAACCGTGACAAACCCCATTTCTGCGATTTCGGAGAAGGTGTGCTGCTCGCGGACAACGGCGCGACCTGTTTTTTTCGGGTGGACTGGTTCACCCCGGACGGAATGGGCGCCTGGGGGGACGGGCGCGTCTTTGTGATGGGCGAGAAGGGATCAATTGAAATCCGCAAATATATCGACGTGTCCGTTTCGCACGACGGCGACCATGTCATCTGGGTGGATGCCGAAGGCGAACACCGCGCCCAGGTGACCGGAAAGACTGGGTTTGTCTTTTTCGGGCGGCTGATCCGAGACTGTCTGGATCGAACCGAAAACGCTATCACGCAGGAGCACACCTTTGAGGCGATGCGCCTGGCGATCGAAACCCAGGAGAAAGCGCTGCGGATCGATACAAAAGGATAA
- the yiaK gene encoding 3-dehydro-L-gulonate 2-dehydrogenase, with product MRIPFDEMVNEFTRILIKYGFSEERARKSATLFAENSLDGIYSHGVNRFPRVISYIEKGLIDVDAAPTFMESVGAVERWNGNLGMGNLNAQICMTRAVELAHRYGIGCVALQNTSHWMRGGSYGWQAANAGCIGICWTNTQPNMPAWGAKDRRIGNNPFVIAVPRANGRHVVVDCAMAQYSYGKIEEYRRSGASLPFPGGFDGEGRLTCDPAEIEKSQRVLPMGYWKGSGISIALDLVAAMLSGGRTVTEIGRQGEDEYGLSQFLLAIDPGRFNTPDMTDAMVDAVVNDIADSMPDRKGGQIRYPGQKDYETRMDNLANGIPVIEEIWERIKRF from the coding sequence ATGAGAATTCCGTTTGACGAAATGGTGAATGAATTCACCCGCATACTGATAAAATACGGCTTTTCCGAGGAGCGTGCCCGCAAAAGCGCAACCCTGTTTGCGGAAAACAGCCTTGACGGCATCTACAGCCACGGTGTGAACCGCTTCCCCCGTGTGATCTCTTACATTGAAAAAGGGCTCATCGACGTGGACGCCGCGCCGACCTTTATGGAAAGCGTGGGCGCGGTTGAACGCTGGAATGGGAATCTCGGCATGGGCAACCTGAACGCGCAGATCTGCATGACGCGCGCGGTCGAGTTGGCGCACCGGTATGGCATCGGATGCGTCGCGCTCCAGAATACCAGCCACTGGATGCGCGGCGGCTCATATGGCTGGCAGGCCGCAAATGCGGGCTGTATCGGCATCTGCTGGACCAATACCCAGCCGAATATGCCCGCGTGGGGAGCGAAAGACCGCCGGATCGGAAACAATCCCTTTGTCATTGCGGTCCCGCGCGCAAACGGGCGGCATGTCGTGGTTGACTGCGCGATGGCGCAGTATTCCTACGGGAAAATCGAGGAATACAGGCGCAGCGGCGCATCGCTCCCGTTTCCGGGCGGGTTCGACGGGGAGGGCCGTCTCACCTGCGATCCAGCCGAGATCGAAAAGAGCCAGCGCGTCCTGCCGATGGGCTATTGGAAAGGCTCCGGTATTTCCATCGCTCTGGATCTGGTCGCGGCGATGCTTTCGGGCGGTCGCACGGTCACCGAAATCGGCAGGCAGGGGGAAGACGAATACGGCCTGTCCCAGTTTCTGCTGGCGATCGATCCGGGCAGATTCAACACCCCGGACATGACCGATGCGATGGTAGACGCGGTGGTGAATGACATTGCGGACAGTATGCCGGACCGGAAAGGCGGGCAGATCCGCTATCCGGGACAGAAGGATTACGAAACCCGGATGGACAACCTGGCAAATGGAATCCCGGTCATCGAGGAGATTTGGGAGAGGATCAAGCGGTTCTGA
- a CDS encoding YhcH/YjgK/YiaL family protein, which translates to MLTTQLALAEKYDFCSERFQKAYAFLRREDLASLAPGKYPIDGETVFASVQEYETAPASTLRFEAHEKYFDIQYMVAGEEIFAYCPSEVLQADTAYDAENDIVFFKEPAAKQVANVLLTPGEFVIVAPEDAHKPRCAVENPVPAKKIVIKVLV; encoded by the coding sequence ATGTTGACAACCCAGCTTGCACTTGCGGAAAAATACGACTTCTGCTCAGAAAGATTCCAGAAAGCCTATGCATTCCTGCGCCGTGAGGACCTCGCGTCGCTTGCGCCGGGAAAGTATCCGATCGACGGAGAAACGGTTTTTGCCAGCGTGCAGGAATATGAGACTGCGCCGGCCAGCACCCTGCGCTTTGAGGCGCATGAGAAATATTTTGACATCCAGTACATGGTCGCGGGTGAGGAGATTTTTGCCTATTGCCCAAGCGAGGTGCTGCAAGCGGATACTGCGTACGATGCGGAAAACGATATCGTATTTTTTAAAGAACCCGCTGCAAAGCAGGTTGCCAACGTCCTTTTAACGCCGGGCGAATTTGTCATCGTCGCGCCGGAGGACGCCCATAAGCCGCGCTGCGCTGTGGAAAATCCGGTTCCGGCCAAAAAGATCGTCATCAAGGTTCTGGTTTGA
- a CDS encoding TIGR04100 family radical SAM protein — translation MEELLYTYDGKLYINLTNKCPCRCTFCIRSQMDGLGSAQSLWLEHEPSADEVIAAFAHYHPADFDEIIFCGYGEPFCALDRLLAVSRYLRGVSRAKIRINTNGLGDLICKKTTAPLLEGLIDTVSISLNTSDPQYYLRLCRPSFGETAYGAMLQFARDCKQYVPEVKFSVVDVIPAADIAGCEKIAREIGIPLRVRHFTE, via the coding sequence ATGGAAGAATTGTTATATACCTATGACGGCAAACTTTATATCAATCTGACCAACAAATGCCCCTGCCGCTGTACTTTCTGTATCCGTTCGCAGATGGATGGGCTCGGTTCCGCCCAAAGCCTCTGGCTGGAGCATGAGCCGTCCGCGGACGAGGTGATCGCTGCTTTCGCGCACTATCATCCCGCGGACTTTGATGAGATCATCTTCTGCGGTTACGGCGAACCCTTCTGCGCGCTCGACCGGCTCCTCGCAGTCAGCCGGTACCTGCGCGGTGTGAGCCGTGCAAAGATCCGCATCAACACGAATGGACTCGGAGACCTCATCTGCAAAAAAACGACTGCCCCGCTGCTGGAAGGACTTATCGATACTGTTTCGATCAGTCTCAACACCTCCGATCCACAGTATTACCTGCGGCTCTGCCGTCCTTCGTTTGGGGAAACGGCCTACGGCGCAATGCTCCAGTTTGCCCGGGACTGCAAACAGTATGTCCCGGAGGTGAAGTTCTCGGTGGTGGACGTCATCCCCGCCGCCGACATCGCGGGCTGCGAAAAAATCGCCCGGGAAATTGGAATTCCGCTGCGGGTAAGGCACTTCACCGAATAA